One window of Nocardioides dongkuii genomic DNA carries:
- a CDS encoding HIT domain-containing protein, whose amino-acid sequence MNDNDCLFCRIVAGEIPAETVRVTERTVAFRDINAQAPLHVLVVPKDHYADAAALAAGDPAASAELVTTAAAVAAAEGYDDYRLVLNTGAGAGQTVFHTHLHVLAGRPLSWPPG is encoded by the coding sequence GTGAACGACAACGACTGCCTGTTCTGCCGGATCGTCGCCGGGGAGATCCCGGCGGAGACCGTGCGCGTCACCGAGCGCACCGTCGCCTTCCGCGACATCAACGCGCAGGCGCCGCTGCACGTGCTCGTGGTGCCGAAGGACCACTACGCCGACGCGGCCGCGCTCGCGGCCGGCGACCCGGCGGCCTCGGCCGAGCTGGTCACGACCGCCGCGGCGGTCGCCGCCGCCGAGGGGTACGACGACTACCGGCTCGTCCTCAACACCGGAGCCGGCGCTGGGCAGACCGTCTTCCACACCCACCTCCACGTGCTCGCCGGCCGGCCGCTCTCCTGGCCGCCCGGGTGA
- the era gene encoding GTPase Era, which translates to MSEHKSGFASFVGRPNAGKSTLTNALVGQKIVITSSKPQTTRTVVRGIVHRPDAQLVLVDTPGLHRPRTLLGERLNDLVKTTLAEVDVVAVCLPANEKVGPGDRFIVAEMAKVRRTIKVAVATKTDLATPEQIGQHLLDIQRLGQEAGIEWAEIVPVSAKDGDQVSLLEDLLVGLLPEGPQLYPDGELSDAPEETIVAELIREAALEGVRDELPHSIAVVVEEMRLREDRPEDKPLLDVHANLYVERDSQKGIVIGHKGSRLRQVGTDARKQIEAVLGTPVYLDLHVKIAKDWQRDPRQLRKLGF; encoded by the coding sequence ATGAGCGAGCACAAGAGTGGGTTCGCCTCGTTCGTCGGGCGCCCGAACGCCGGCAAGTCGACGCTGACCAACGCGCTGGTCGGTCAGAAGATCGTGATCACCAGCTCCAAGCCGCAGACCACCCGCACCGTGGTCCGCGGCATCGTGCACCGCCCCGACGCCCAGTTGGTGCTGGTCGACACCCCGGGGCTGCACCGGCCGCGCACCCTGCTGGGGGAGCGGCTCAACGACCTGGTCAAGACGACGCTCGCCGAGGTCGACGTGGTCGCGGTGTGCCTGCCGGCCAACGAGAAGGTCGGCCCCGGCGACCGGTTCATCGTCGCCGAGATGGCGAAGGTGCGGCGCACGATCAAGGTCGCCGTGGCGACCAAGACCGACCTGGCCACGCCGGAGCAGATCGGCCAGCACCTCCTCGACATCCAGCGGCTCGGCCAGGAGGCCGGCATCGAGTGGGCCGAGATCGTCCCGGTCTCGGCGAAGGACGGCGACCAGGTCTCGCTGCTCGAGGACCTGCTGGTGGGGCTGCTGCCGGAGGGGCCGCAGCTCTACCCCGACGGCGAGCTCAGCGACGCTCCCGAGGAGACGATCGTCGCCGAGCTGATCCGCGAGGCCGCGCTCGAGGGCGTCCGCGACGAGCTCCCGCACTCGATCGCGGTCGTGGTCGAGGAGATGCGGCTGCGCGAGGACCGCCCCGAGGACAAGCCGCTGCTCGACGTGCACGCCAACCTCTACGTCGAGCGCGACTCCCAGAAGGGGATCGTCATCGGCCACAAGGGCAGCCGGCTGCGCCAGGTCGGCACCGACGCCCGCAAGCAGATCGAGGCCGTCCTCGGCACCCCGGTCTACCTCGACCTGCACGTCAAGATCGCCAAGGACTGGCAGCGCGACCCCCGCCAGCTCCGCAAGCTCGGCTTCTGA
- a CDS encoding cytidine deaminase → MPDATLSAEDAKLVTLARATRARTRAAEGAALRDADGRTYAGATVALPSLSVSALGVCVAMAVASGSTGLEAAVLLTDATEVSEDDLAALRDLAGPGVTVHLGDPRGTVGSTLST, encoded by the coding sequence ATGCCTGACGCCACGCTGTCGGCCGAGGACGCCAAGCTCGTCACCCTGGCGCGCGCCACCCGGGCGCGCACCCGCGCCGCGGAGGGCGCCGCGCTCCGCGACGCCGACGGACGCACGTACGCCGGCGCCACCGTCGCGCTGCCCTCGCTCAGCGTCTCCGCGCTGGGCGTGTGTGTCGCGATGGCGGTCGCCTCCGGGTCGACCGGGCTCGAGGCGGCGGTGCTGCTCACCGACGCCACCGAGGTCTCCGAGGACGACCTCGCGGCCCTGCGCGACCTCGCCGGGCCGGGGGTCACCGTCCACCTCGGCGACCCCCGCGGGACGGTCGGCTCGACCCTCTCCACCTGA
- the ybeY gene encoding rRNA maturation RNase YbeY — protein MSIEVLDESGHDLDVQHLATLSRFVMDRMRVHPLAELCIKAVDEATIAQLNEQWMDKEGPTDVLAFPMDELRPGLVDEDPEEGVLGDLVLCPEVAVRQGETAGHGTTAELELLTVHGILHLLGYDHAEPEEHAEMFGLQDRILAEWRAEDRDEPGAETRADGAAR, from the coding sequence GTGAGCATCGAGGTCCTCGACGAGTCCGGGCACGACCTCGACGTCCAGCACCTGGCGACGCTGAGCCGCTTCGTGATGGACCGGATGCGGGTCCACCCGCTCGCCGAGCTGTGCATCAAGGCCGTCGACGAGGCGACCATCGCCCAGCTCAACGAGCAGTGGATGGACAAGGAGGGCCCCACCGACGTGCTGGCCTTCCCGATGGACGAGCTGCGTCCCGGCCTGGTCGACGAGGACCCGGAGGAGGGCGTGCTGGGTGACCTGGTGCTCTGCCCCGAGGTCGCCGTACGCCAGGGCGAGACCGCCGGGCACGGCACCACCGCCGAGCTCGAGCTGCTCACCGTCCACGGCATCCTGCACCTGCTCGGCTACGACCACGCCGAGCCCGAGGAGCACGCCGAGATGTTCGGGCTCCAGGACCGGATCCTCGCCGAGTGGCGGGCCGAGGACCGTGACGAGCCCGGCGCCGAGACCCGCGCCGACGGGGCGGCCAGGTGA
- a CDS encoding FAD-binding oxidoreductase, with protein MTPAGSRARTPTAAWQQHGRAVERLRASYAAIPPGAPVRLAKRTSNLFRPRAATEVPGLDVSGLTGVIEVDTAGRTAEVQGMCTYEDLVDATLPHGLAPLVVPQLRTITLGGAVTGLGIESTSFRHGLPHESVLEMDVLTGDGEVVTTAPGDELFDTFPNSYGSLGYATRLRIELAPVAPYVALRHVRVEPRLLPRTIESVVATGELDGVRVDGLDGVAFAPDEVYLTVATWQQEPGETSDYTGQEIYYRSVRDRGTDLLTAHDYLWRWDTDWFWCSAAFGVQHPVVRRLWPRRWRRSDVYHRLVGLDERWGIVARLDRRAGRPQRERVIQDVEVPVDRLPEFLAWFDGAVGMRPVWLCPLRLRGAKEWPTYPLAAGTTYVNVGFWGTVPVGPDAPDGPVNRAVEERVHALGGHKSLYSEAFYDRETFDRLYDGAHLAEVKRRHDPDHRLTDLYDKAVRRR; from the coding sequence GTGACACCGGCGGGCTCCCGCGCGAGGACACCCACCGCCGCCTGGCAGCAGCACGGGCGCGCGGTCGAGAGGCTGCGCGCGTCGTACGCCGCCATCCCGCCGGGCGCCCCGGTGCGGCTGGCGAAGCGGACCTCGAACCTGTTCCGCCCCCGCGCGGCCACCGAGGTCCCGGGCCTCGACGTCAGCGGCCTCACCGGCGTGATCGAGGTGGACACCGCGGGCCGCACCGCCGAGGTCCAGGGGATGTGCACCTACGAGGACCTCGTCGACGCCACCCTGCCCCACGGCCTGGCGCCGCTGGTCGTCCCGCAGCTGCGCACGATCACGCTGGGCGGTGCGGTCACCGGCCTGGGCATCGAGTCGACCAGCTTCCGCCACGGGCTGCCCCACGAGTCCGTGCTGGAGATGGACGTGCTGACCGGCGACGGCGAGGTGGTCACGACCGCGCCGGGGGACGAGCTCTTCGACACCTTCCCCAACAGCTACGGGTCCCTGGGCTACGCGACCCGGCTGCGCATCGAGCTCGCGCCGGTCGCGCCGTACGTCGCGCTGCGCCACGTCCGGGTCGAGCCGCGCCTGCTCCCGCGGACGATCGAGTCGGTCGTGGCGACCGGCGAGCTCGACGGCGTCCGGGTCGACGGGCTGGACGGCGTCGCGTTCGCGCCGGACGAGGTCTACCTGACCGTCGCGACCTGGCAGCAGGAGCCGGGGGAGACCAGTGACTACACCGGCCAGGAGATCTACTACCGCAGCGTCCGGGACCGCGGGACCGACCTGCTGACCGCGCACGACTACCTCTGGCGCTGGGACACCGACTGGTTCTGGTGCTCCGCGGCGTTCGGGGTGCAGCACCCGGTGGTCCGCCGGCTCTGGCCGCGGCGCTGGCGGCGCTCGGACGTCTACCACCGTCTGGTCGGCCTCGACGAGCGGTGGGGCATCGTCGCGCGCCTCGACCGGCGCGCCGGCCGCCCGCAGCGGGAGCGGGTCATCCAGGACGTCGAGGTCCCCGTGGACCGGCTGCCCGAGTTCCTCGCCTGGTTCGACGGCGCCGTCGGGATGCGGCCGGTCTGGCTGTGCCCGCTGCGCCTGCGCGGGGCGAAGGAGTGGCCGACGTACCCGCTCGCGGCCGGCACGACGTACGTCAACGTGGGCTTCTGGGGCACCGTCCCCGTCGGTCCCGACGCCCCCGACGGCCCGGTGAACCGGGCGGTCGAGGAGCGCGTCCACGCCCTCGGCGGGCACAAGTCGCTCTACTCCGAGGCGTTCTACGACCGGGAGACCTTCGACCGCCTCTACGACGGCGCGCACCTCGCGGAGGTCAAGCGGCGCCACGACCCCGACCACCGATTGACCGACCTCTACGACAAGGCGGTGCGAAGACGATGA
- a CDS encoding PhoH family protein translates to MTDSHHDGAPQGPRPTTRHTVVVPNSINMVSLLGPGDEHLGIIEGAFTAEIHVRGNRITLHGEPGEVALADRLVEELVAIIRTGQGVTSETVERVITMLRAETTERPADVLSLNILSNRGRSIRPKTLNQKRYVDSIDKHTITFGIGPAGTGKTYLAVAKAVQALQSKQVNRIILSRPAVEAGERLGFLPGTLTEKIDPYLRPLYDALHDMLDPELIPKLMAAGTIEVAPLAFLRGRSLNDSFIILDEAQNTTPEQMKMFLTRLGFGSKIVVTGDVTQTDLPSGQKSGLRAVEAILDEVEDISFNRLTSHDVVRHRLVGRIVAAYDDHDARAESALERKQGPRP, encoded by the coding sequence ATGACAGACAGCCACCACGACGGGGCCCCGCAGGGCCCTCGACCGACCACCCGCCACACCGTGGTCGTGCCGAACAGCATCAACATGGTCAGCCTCCTGGGGCCGGGTGATGAGCACCTCGGCATCATCGAGGGGGCCTTCACGGCCGAGATCCACGTCCGGGGCAACCGGATCACCCTCCACGGCGAGCCCGGCGAGGTCGCGCTCGCCGACCGCCTGGTCGAGGAGCTGGTCGCGATCATCCGCACCGGCCAGGGCGTCACCTCGGAGACCGTCGAGCGGGTGATCACCATGCTCCGCGCCGAGACCACCGAGCGCCCGGCCGACGTGCTGAGCCTCAACATCCTCTCCAACCGCGGCCGCTCGATCCGCCCCAAGACGCTGAACCAGAAGCGCTATGTCGACTCCATCGACAAGCACACCATCACCTTCGGCATCGGCCCCGCCGGCACCGGCAAGACCTACCTGGCGGTCGCGAAGGCGGTCCAGGCGCTGCAGTCCAAGCAGGTCAACCGGATCATCCTGAGCCGGCCCGCGGTCGAGGCCGGCGAGCGGCTCGGGTTCCTGCCCGGCACGCTCACCGAGAAGATCGACCCCTACCTGCGGCCGCTGTACGACGCGCTGCACGACATGCTCGACCCCGAGCTGATCCCCAAGCTGATGGCGGCCGGCACCATCGAGGTCGCTCCGCTGGCGTTCCTTCGCGGCCGCTCGCTCAACGACTCCTTCATCATCCTCGACGAGGCGCAGAACACCACGCCGGAGCAGATGAAGATGTTCCTGACCCGGCTCGGGTTCGGCTCCAAGATCGTGGTCACCGGCGACGTCACCCAGACCGACCTGCCCAGCGGGCAGAAGTCCGGCCTGCGTGCGGTCGAGGCGATCCTCGACGAGGTCGAGGACATCTCGTTCAACCGGCTGACCAGCCACGACGTGGTCCGGCACCGGCTCGTGGGCCGCATCGTCGCGGCGTACGACGACCACGACGCGCGCGCCGAGTCCGCCCTCGAGCGCAAGCAGGGGCCCCGCCCGTGA
- a CDS encoding siderophore-interacting protein, which yields MSTRARQYDAQVLRRERLTPHLLRLVLGGPGLAEFASTGVPDEWVGLVVPGQFQSRYYTVRSWADGELMIDVVVHDVGLVTEWAQLQGPGQVVGETVTVTEPKGSFAPPPGAGWLMLVGDLTALPAMARIASETDLPTRVWAEVPERPEGYLPDGVDVTWLPQPGDGQSALAEVVTDLEWPPGEGYFWMAGESAQMRAIRKHLMRERRLPSTAYDVMGYWRGVTQRQPRAVDPGPIWRAGKAAGRTDEQIWADYDAARDGT from the coding sequence GTGAGCACCCGGGCCCGGCAGTACGACGCGCAAGTGCTGCGTCGCGAGCGGCTCACGCCGCACCTGCTGCGGCTGGTGCTCGGCGGCCCGGGGCTGGCGGAGTTCGCCTCGACCGGCGTGCCGGACGAGTGGGTCGGCCTGGTCGTCCCGGGACAGTTCCAGAGCCGCTACTACACCGTGCGGTCGTGGGCCGACGGCGAGCTGATGATCGACGTCGTCGTGCACGACGTCGGCCTGGTCACCGAGTGGGCGCAGCTCCAGGGTCCGGGGCAGGTGGTCGGCGAGACGGTGACGGTGACCGAGCCCAAGGGCTCCTTCGCCCCGCCGCCCGGCGCCGGGTGGCTGATGCTGGTCGGCGACCTGACCGCGCTCCCCGCGATGGCGCGGATCGCCTCCGAGACCGACCTGCCGACGCGGGTCTGGGCCGAGGTGCCGGAGCGGCCCGAGGGCTACCTGCCGGACGGGGTCGACGTGACCTGGCTGCCGCAGCCCGGCGACGGGCAGAGCGCGCTCGCCGAGGTCGTGACCGACCTGGAGTGGCCGCCCGGGGAGGGCTACTTCTGGATGGCCGGCGAGTCGGCGCAGATGCGCGCGATCCGCAAGCACCTGATGCGCGAGCGGCGGTTGCCCTCCACGGCGTACGACGTGATGGGGTACTGGCGAGGGGTGACCCAGCGCCAGCCCCGCGCGGTGGACCCGGGCCCGATCTGGCGGGCCGGCAAGGCCGCGGGCAGGACCGACGAGCAGATCTGGGCAGACTACGACGCAGCGAGGGATGGCACATGA
- a CDS encoding sigma-70 family RNA polymerase sigma factor — translation MTELQHRSAAPKAERPRAAAPRDGDRGLTRQQRSDRTAELLDRARDVDDATRRRLLEEVVLINRGVAEAVASRYRNRGIAQDDLVQVAYEGLTKAVMRFDPHLRNDLLTYAVPTIRGELQRYFRDQGWTVRPPRRIQELQWRVNHAIEDLGQQLGREATDAEVMAHLEIGFEEYQEALQAFGCFQPTSLDLPVGQESPTTLGALIPDEDNDRDAADARVALAPVVRRLSERDRRILYLRFFEDRTQEEIGADLGVTQMQVSRLLSRILKNLRDEVAETPETAPAVRVS, via the coding sequence ATGACAGAGCTTCAGCACCGATCTGCTGCACCCAAGGCGGAGCGCCCGCGGGCCGCCGCACCGCGCGACGGAGACCGCGGACTGACCCGGCAGCAGCGCTCGGATCGCACTGCCGAGCTGCTCGACCGGGCACGGGACGTCGACGACGCCACCCGCCGGCGCCTGCTCGAGGAGGTCGTCCTGATCAACCGGGGCGTCGCCGAGGCCGTCGCCTCGCGCTACCGCAACCGGGGCATCGCCCAGGACGACCTCGTGCAGGTGGCCTACGAGGGCCTCACCAAGGCGGTCATGCGCTTCGACCCGCACCTGCGCAACGACCTGCTCACCTACGCCGTGCCCACGATCCGGGGCGAGCTGCAGCGCTACTTCCGCGACCAGGGCTGGACCGTGCGCCCGCCGCGGCGGATCCAGGAGCTGCAGTGGCGGGTCAACCACGCCATCGAGGACCTCGGCCAGCAGCTCGGCCGCGAGGCGACCGACGCCGAGGTCATGGCGCACCTCGAGATCGGCTTCGAGGAGTACCAGGAGGCGCTGCAGGCGTTCGGGTGCTTCCAGCCGACGTCCCTGGACCTGCCGGTCGGGCAGGAGTCGCCCACCACGCTCGGCGCGCTCATCCCCGACGAGGACAACGACCGCGACGCCGCAGACGCCCGGGTCGCCCTCGCACCCGTCGTCCGCCGCCTCTCCGAGCGGGACCGCCGGATCCTCTACCTCCGCTTCTTCGAGGACCGCACCCAGGAGGAGATCGGCGCGGACCTCGGCGTGACCCAGATGCAGGTCTCCCGGCTGCTCTCCCGGATCCTGAAGAACCTCCGCGACGAGGTCGCCGAGACCCCCGAGACCGCGCCGGCCGTCCGGGTCTCCTAG
- a CDS encoding septum formation family protein — protein sequence MTARVLLAAVLLGSLLSGCSGSEEPGDPEPSTSPSADGASPTARPSAAAVPAPETGACYRLTYAEALAPTVDAEPVPCARRHTARTFAVGELDTVVDGHLLAVDSARVRRQVATTCPRRLGGFLGGTEDDRRLSMLRAVWFTPTLEESDQGARWFRCDVIAVAGPDRLAPLARRVAGALGRPAGRDRYGMCGTAAPDAPAFARVVCSAAHSWRAVAVVDLPAGRYPGAGAVRQAGQTPCEDAGRAAATDPLDFRWGYEWPTPAQWADGQTYGLCWVPD from the coding sequence GTGACCGCGCGTGTGCTGCTGGCCGCGGTGCTGCTCGGGTCCCTGCTCTCCGGCTGCTCCGGCAGTGAGGAGCCGGGCGACCCCGAGCCCTCGACGTCCCCCTCCGCCGACGGCGCGTCACCCACCGCACGGCCGAGCGCGGCCGCCGTACCGGCCCCTGAGACCGGCGCCTGCTACCGGCTGACGTACGCCGAGGCGCTGGCGCCGACGGTCGACGCCGAGCCCGTGCCGTGCGCCCGCAGGCACACCGCGCGGACCTTCGCGGTCGGCGAGCTCGACACCGTCGTCGACGGCCACCTGCTCGCCGTCGACTCCGCCCGGGTGCGCAGGCAGGTCGCGACCACGTGTCCCCGGCGGCTCGGCGGGTTCCTCGGCGGGACCGAGGACGACCGGCGGCTCAGCATGCTGCGGGCGGTGTGGTTCACCCCGACCCTCGAGGAGTCCGACCAGGGCGCCCGGTGGTTCCGCTGCGACGTGATCGCCGTGGCCGGCCCCGACCGGCTGGCTCCGCTCGCCCGACGGGTGGCCGGCGCGCTCGGCCGGCCCGCGGGGCGGGACCGCTACGGGATGTGCGGCACCGCGGCCCCCGACGCCCCGGCGTTCGCCCGGGTGGTGTGCAGCGCCGCCCACTCGTGGCGGGCCGTGGCGGTCGTCGACCTGCCCGCCGGCCGCTACCCCGGCGCGGGCGCCGTCCGGCAGGCCGGCCAGACGCCCTGCGAGGACGCCGGCCGCGCGGCCGCCACCGACCCCCTCGACTTCCGCTGGGGCTACGAGTGGCCCACCCCCGCCCAGTGGGCCGACGGCCAGACCTACGGCCTGTGCTGGGTCCCCGACTAG
- a CDS encoding septum formation family protein produces MRVTGPRALPRRSLAVAWSVVLLAGCGQGSQDRPDPADSVEPPEDRACRVLTPEDVAARSNATPPVSCEEPHTAQTILVDELPEDLADVAWDDERLGAFAYRSCSDAFMDFLEADESTVLRTVLSWAWFRPSEAAWDDGARWYRCDLVGGGEQTPAYLELPADAEGMLEGLPPDRWMACVAGPSVAGAPRTPCSEEHDWRAVTTIKVGDKKAPYPGDRLVEVTSRDYCQSSVGYWLDFPESYDFAYTRFHEAEWKLGNRRSICWVKTPT; encoded by the coding sequence GTGCGCGTGACCGGGCCCCGGGCGCTCCCCCGCCGATCGCTGGCGGTCGCGTGGAGCGTCGTGCTCCTCGCCGGCTGCGGGCAGGGCTCCCAGGACCGGCCGGACCCCGCCGACTCCGTCGAGCCGCCCGAGGACCGCGCCTGCCGGGTGCTCACGCCCGAGGACGTCGCAGCGCGCAGCAACGCCACGCCGCCGGTGTCCTGCGAGGAGCCGCACACCGCCCAGACGATCCTGGTCGACGAGCTGCCCGAGGACCTCGCCGACGTGGCGTGGGACGACGAGCGCCTGGGGGCGTTCGCCTACCGGTCCTGCTCGGACGCGTTCATGGACTTCCTGGAGGCCGACGAGAGCACGGTGCTGCGCACGGTGCTGAGCTGGGCCTGGTTCCGCCCCTCCGAGGCGGCCTGGGACGACGGCGCGCGGTGGTACCGCTGCGACCTGGTCGGCGGCGGCGAGCAGACCCCGGCGTACCTCGAGCTGCCGGCCGACGCCGAGGGCATGCTCGAGGGGCTCCCCCCGGACCGGTGGATGGCGTGCGTGGCCGGGCCGTCGGTGGCGGGCGCCCCGCGGACCCCGTGCTCGGAGGAGCACGACTGGCGCGCGGTCACCACGATCAAGGTGGGCGACAAGAAGGCCCCGTACCCCGGCGACCGGCTCGTGGAGGTCACCAGCCGGGACTACTGCCAGTCGTCGGTGGGCTACTGGCTGGACTTCCCCGAGAGCTACGACTTCGCCTACACCCGGTTCCACGAGGCCGAGTGGAAGCTCGGCAACCGGCGCTCGATCTGCTGGGTCAAGACGCCGACGTGA
- a CDS encoding class I SAM-dependent methyltransferase, with protein sequence MTSSPNGTMPIGDALELLLRDGLPVRFTAYDGSSAGPADSPVELELANQRGLQYLLTAPGDLGLARAYAAGDLRLHGVHPGDPYPAMQLILHHTKFRRPGPAELLTILRGLGLANLRPPPPPPQEHLPRWRRLVEGMRHSMRRDAEAIQHHYDVSNAFYEHVLGPSMAYTCAVYPEKDASLERAQAEKHDLVCRKLDLRPGQRLLDLGCGWGGMVAHAAEHYGVRALGVTLSRPQASWAQAAVERRGLGGRAEVRHADYREVQETGFDAISSIGMTEHIGIRAYPAYFSFVRDRLRDEGRMLNHCITRPHNRPVATGAFIDRYVFPDGELIGSGRIITAAQDAGLEVMHEENLRAHYAMTLRDWSRNLVENWDACVAEVGEGTARVWGLYLASCRLGFEGNVVQLHQVLTVRTSPEGSDGFPLRPSW encoded by the coding sequence ATGACCTCCTCCCCGAACGGGACCATGCCGATCGGCGACGCGCTCGAGCTGCTGCTGCGCGACGGGCTGCCGGTCCGCTTCACGGCGTACGACGGCTCGAGCGCGGGCCCCGCGGACTCGCCCGTCGAGCTCGAGCTGGCCAACCAGCGGGGGCTGCAGTACCTGCTGACCGCGCCGGGCGACCTCGGGCTGGCGCGGGCGTACGCCGCGGGCGACCTGCGCCTGCACGGCGTGCACCCGGGCGACCCCTACCCGGCGATGCAGCTGATCCTCCACCACACGAAGTTCCGGCGGCCCGGCCCGGCGGAGCTGCTGACGATCCTGCGCGGCCTCGGCCTCGCGAACCTCCGGCCGCCCCCGCCGCCGCCGCAGGAGCACCTGCCGCGCTGGCGACGCCTGGTCGAGGGCATGCGCCACTCGATGCGCCGCGACGCGGAGGCGATCCAGCACCACTACGACGTCTCGAACGCCTTCTACGAGCACGTCCTGGGCCCGTCGATGGCCTACACCTGCGCGGTCTACCCCGAGAAGGACGCCAGCCTCGAGCGGGCGCAGGCCGAGAAGCACGACCTGGTCTGCCGCAAGCTCGACCTGCGGCCCGGGCAACGGCTGCTCGACCTCGGCTGCGGGTGGGGCGGGATGGTCGCCCACGCCGCGGAGCACTACGGCGTGCGCGCGCTGGGCGTCACCCTCTCCCGCCCCCAGGCGTCCTGGGCGCAGGCGGCGGTCGAGCGGCGCGGCCTCGGCGGCCGCGCCGAGGTGCGGCACGCCGACTACCGCGAGGTGCAGGAGACGGGCTTCGACGCGATCAGCTCGATCGGGATGACCGAGCACATCGGGATCCGCGCGTACCCGGCGTACTTCTCCTTCGTCCGCGACCGCTTGCGCGACGAGGGCCGGATGCTCAACCACTGCATCACCCGGCCGCACAACCGGCCGGTGGCGACCGGGGCGTTCATCGACCGCTACGTCTTCCCCGACGGCGAGCTGATCGGGTCCGGGCGGATCATCACGGCGGCCCAGGACGCCGGGCTCGAGGTCATGCACGAGGAGAACCTCCGCGCGCACTACGCGATGACCCTGCGCGACTGGTCGCGCAACCTGGTGGAGAACTGGGACGCCTGCGTGGCCGAGGTGGGGGAGGGCACGGCGCGGGTCTGGGGCCTCTACCTCGCCAGCTGCCGGCTGGGGTTCGAGGGCAACGTCGTGCAGCTGCACCAGGTGCTCACCGTCCGGACCAGCCCCGAGGGCTCCGACGGATTCCCGCTGCGACCCTCGTGGTGA
- a CDS encoding hemolysin family protein, protein MSSGDIGLLVSAAALVVLAGAFSAAEAALASFSHARAEELAAERKPGSKRLLAILGDPARYLNTALFLRLLCEIAAIVLVTLQIDEQFDGAWWESVLTAIGVMLVVSFVVIGVAPRTLGRQHNEAVALFSAGPVAVVTSVLGPLPRLLILIGNALTPGKGFDQGPFSTETELRELVDLAEASSVIETSERKMIHSVFDLGDTTVREVMVPRNDVVYVERHKNLRQTMSLFLRSGFSRVPVIGENLDDIVGFAYLKDIVRRDFEAPDAETTERIDSVMRPVQHVPESKPVDELLREMQARRQHIAVVVDEYGGSAGIITIEDLLEEIVGEITDEYDEEGVEVERLDEEGTVRVSSRFPVDDLEELFGFDVEEEDVDSVGGLMAKHLGLVPIPGSTVLAHGLRFVAEDAAGRRNKISTVRISRVGRDPEAAEQEERDTADA, encoded by the coding sequence GTGAGCTCCGGCGATATCGGGCTGCTGGTCTCGGCAGCCGCCCTGGTGGTCCTCGCGGGCGCCTTCTCCGCCGCCGAGGCCGCGCTCGCGTCGTTCTCCCACGCCCGCGCCGAGGAGCTCGCCGCCGAGCGCAAGCCGGGCTCCAAGCGGCTGCTGGCGATCCTCGGGGACCCCGCCCGCTACCTCAACACCGCGCTGTTCCTGCGGCTGCTGTGCGAGATCGCCGCGATCGTGCTGGTCACGCTCCAGATCGACGAGCAGTTCGACGGCGCGTGGTGGGAGAGCGTGCTCACCGCCATCGGCGTGATGCTCGTCGTCTCGTTCGTGGTGATCGGGGTCGCGCCGCGCACCCTGGGCCGCCAGCACAACGAGGCGGTGGCCCTGTTCTCCGCCGGCCCGGTCGCCGTGGTCACCAGCGTGCTGGGCCCGCTCCCGCGGCTGCTGATCCTGATCGGCAACGCGCTCACCCCCGGCAAGGGGTTCGACCAGGGCCCGTTCTCGACGGAGACCGAGCTGCGCGAGCTCGTCGACCTCGCGGAGGCCTCGTCGGTCATCGAGACCAGCGAGCGCAAGATGATCCACTCGGTCTTCGACCTGGGCGACACGACCGTGCGCGAGGTGATGGTGCCGCGCAACGACGTGGTCTACGTCGAGCGGCACAAGAACCTGCGGCAGACCATGTCGCTCTTCCTGCGCAGCGGCTTCTCCCGGGTGCCGGTCATCGGCGAGAACCTCGACGACATCGTCGGGTTCGCCTACCTCAAGGACATCGTGCGCCGCGACTTCGAGGCCCCCGACGCCGAGACGACCGAGCGGATCGACTCGGTGATGCGGCCGGTGCAGCACGTGCCGGAGTCCAAGCCGGTCGACGAGCTGCTCCGCGAGATGCAGGCCCGGCGCCAGCACATCGCGGTCGTCGTCGACGAGTACGGCGGCAGCGCGGGCATCATCACCATCGAGGACCTGCTCGAGGAGATCGTCGGCGAGATCACCGACGAGTACGACGAGGAGGGCGTCGAGGTCGAGCGCCTCGACGAGGAGGGCACGGTCCGGGTCTCCTCGCGCTTCCCGGTCGACGACCTCGAGGAGCTGTTCGGCTTCGACGTCGAGGAGGAGGACGTCGACTCGGTCGGCGGCCTGATGGCCAAGCACCTCGGCCTGGTGCCGATCCCGGGCTCGACGGTCCTGGCCCACGGGCTGCGGTTCGTGGCCGAGGACGCCGCGGGGCGGCGCAACAAGATCAGCACCGTACGGATCTCCCGGGTCGGCCGCGACCCGGAGGCCGCCGAGCAGGAGGAGAGGGACACCGCGGATGCCTGA